One region of Chryseobacterium sp. C-71 genomic DNA includes:
- a CDS encoding GNAT family N-acetyltransferase: MNYEIREMLPKDETRVMEIFQQGIDSGIATFDTELPNVEVWNTSFINDCRWVLENENSEVIGWCALKPVSKRECFKGVAEVSIYFDQNYVGKGLGSLLLRKLIVDSENHGFWTLQSNIFPENEASIKFHLKNGFRTVGVREKVGKLHGEWKDLVMLERRSEIVL, translated from the coding sequence ATGAACTACGAAATAAGAGAAATGCTTCCTAAAGACGAAACCCGTGTGATGGAAATTTTTCAACAGGGCATTGATAGCGGAATTGCAACTTTCGATACCGAACTTCCCAATGTTGAGGTCTGGAATACAAGCTTTATCAACGACTGTCGCTGGGTTTTGGAAAACGAAAACAGTGAGGTAATTGGTTGGTGCGCTTTGAAGCCTGTAAGTAAAAGAGAATGTTTCAAAGGGGTCGCTGAGGTAAGTATTTATTTTGATCAGAATTATGTCGGGAAAGGTTTAGGGTCACTTTTATTAAGAAAGCTCATTGTCGACAGTGAAAACCACGGATTCTGGACTTTACAATCCAATATTTTCCCGGAGAATGAAGCTTCTATAAAATTTCATTTAAAAAACGGTTTTAGAACGGTTGGTGTCCGTGAGAAAGTAGGAAAGCTTCACGGAGAATGGAAAGATTTGGTCATGCTTGAAAGGAGAAGTGAAATTGTACTTTAA
- the uvrA gene encoding excinuclease ABC subunit UvrA: protein MSESKEYIEVYGAREHNLKNIDVKIPRNELVVITGLSGSGKSSLAFDTIFAEGQRRYIETFSAYARQFLGGLERPDVDKIEGLSPVIAIEQKTTNKNPRSTVGTVTELYDYLRLLFARVSDAYSLSSGKKLVSYTEDQILDTIKENYKGEKLMLMAPVVRSRKGHYHELFVQMAKKGYGQARIDGELQDIEYDLKLDRYKTHDIDIVIDRWIIGESASETRMEKSLRTAMEMGEGVIGIQKLGSTEIEYFSKNLMDAETGHSLALPEPNTFSFNSPKGSCPSCKGLGTIKKINTDYFVENPKLSINQGGLLPLEDIKSNKWILAQIKNILEIFGLGLTTPFKDIPAEALDYIYNGCHKEFNKDLKYAGITKKIKISFDGLIPFMEEIIDEKESYEGVLLERHFTTEETCPDCKGTRLQPGSLSFKIDGKNIAEINGLSLTDLKDWLRDVKDKFSPKNAIIAHEILKEIETRLQFLLDVGLEYLSLSRSSKTLSGGESQRIRLATQIGSQLVNVLYILDEPSIGLHQRDNERLIKSLKNLRDIGNSVLVVEHDKDMIMEADEVLDIGPRAGKFGGEILWQGKPADLLKADTITADYINGKRKIAIPEVRREGNGKSIVLKGATGNNLKNVTLDIPLGKLVVVTGISGSGKSSLINGTLYPILNKHFYRAVQEPLPYKKIEGLDNIDKIVDVDQTPIGRTPRSNPATYTGMFTDIRNLFSELPESKIRGYKPGRFSFNVKGGRCETCQGGGLKVIEMNFLPDVYVHCETCNGKRFNRETLEVRYKGKSISDVLDMTIDEAVDFFQPIPKIFARVKTLQDVGLGYITMGQQSTTLSGGEAQRIKLATELAKRQTGNTLYILDEPTTGLHFEDVKILMDAINKLVELGNSFIIIEHNMDVIKLADHIIDVGPEGGKYGGEIIAKGTPEEIIKSKKSLTGKYLKKEM from the coding sequence ATGAGTGAATCAAAAGAATATATAGAAGTTTACGGAGCCAGAGAACACAATCTTAAAAACATTGATGTCAAAATTCCGCGCAACGAACTGGTGGTCATCACCGGACTTTCCGGAAGCGGAAAATCGTCATTGGCTTTTGATACCATTTTTGCCGAAGGTCAGCGTCGTTATATCGAAACATTTTCTGCTTATGCACGTCAGTTTTTAGGAGGTTTGGAACGTCCCGATGTTGATAAAATCGAAGGATTATCTCCCGTAATTGCCATTGAGCAAAAAACAACCAACAAAAACCCACGTTCAACGGTTGGAACGGTGACAGAACTTTACGATTATCTTAGACTTTTGTTTGCGAGGGTTTCAGATGCTTATTCATTGTCTTCAGGAAAGAAATTGGTAAGCTATACCGAAGATCAGATTCTTGATACGATTAAAGAAAATTATAAAGGTGAAAAGTTGATGTTGATGGCACCTGTTGTTCGTTCGAGAAAAGGTCATTATCATGAACTTTTTGTTCAGATGGCTAAAAAGGGGTACGGACAAGCCAGAATTGATGGTGAATTACAGGATATTGAATATGATTTAAAACTCGACCGTTACAAAACTCACGATATCGACATCGTCATCGACCGTTGGATCATCGGTGAATCTGCCTCTGAAACCCGAATGGAGAAATCACTAAGAACTGCAATGGAAATGGGTGAAGGCGTAATCGGAATTCAAAAGTTGGGAAGTACAGAGATTGAATATTTCTCAAAAAATTTAATGGATGCCGAAACAGGTCATTCATTGGCTTTACCGGAACCGAATACCTTTTCGTTCAACTCTCCGAAAGGAAGCTGCCCAAGCTGTAAAGGTTTAGGAACTATCAAGAAAATCAACACCGATTATTTTGTCGAAAATCCTAAATTATCGATCAATCAGGGAGGTTTATTGCCTCTGGAAGATATTAAATCGAATAAATGGATTTTAGCACAGATCAAAAATATTCTTGAAATTTTCGGGTTAGGATTGACGACTCCATTTAAAGATATTCCTGCAGAAGCGTTGGATTATATATACAACGGCTGTCACAAAGAATTTAATAAAGACCTGAAATATGCAGGAATTACCAAAAAGATAAAAATTAGCTTTGATGGTTTGATTCCTTTTATGGAAGAAATCATTGACGAAAAAGAGTCTTATGAAGGTGTTTTGCTGGAAAGGCATTTTACAACCGAAGAAACTTGTCCGGATTGTAAAGGAACTCGTCTTCAGCCGGGAAGTTTAAGTTTTAAAATCGACGGAAAAAATATTGCTGAGATCAATGGTTTGAGTTTAACCGATTTGAAAGATTGGTTGAGAGATGTAAAAGATAAATTTTCGCCGAAAAATGCAATTATCGCTCACGAGATTTTAAAGGAAATCGAAACCAGACTTCAGTTTTTACTGGATGTCGGTTTGGAATATTTAAGTCTGAGCAGAAGTTCAAAAACGCTTTCGGGAGGAGAATCTCAGAGAATCCGCTTGGCAACGCAGATCGGTTCTCAGTTGGTGAATGTTCTGTATATTTTGGATGAACCAAGTATTGGTTTGCACCAGAGAGATAACGAAAGGCTAATCAAATCACTTAAAAATCTTCGTGACATCGGAAACTCTGTTTTGGTGGTAGAGCACGACAAAGACATGATTATGGAAGCCGATGAGGTTTTGGATATTGGTCCGAGAGCAGGAAAATTCGGTGGAGAAATTCTTTGGCAGGGAAAACCTGCAGATCTACTGAAAGCAGACACCATCACAGCAGATTACATCAACGGAAAAAGAAAAATTGCCATTCCGGAAGTCAGAAGAGAAGGAAATGGTAAAAGTATCGTCTTAAAAGGTGCTACAGGAAACAATCTTAAAAATGTAACCCTTGATATTCCGTTAGGAAAATTGGTGGTTGTGACAGGAATTTCAGGAAGCGGAAAATCATCCCTGATTAACGGAACTTTGTATCCGATCTTGAACAAACATTTTTACAGAGCCGTTCAGGAACCTTTGCCTTACAAAAAAATAGAAGGTCTCGACAATATTGATAAAATTGTGGATGTTGATCAGACTCCGATTGGGAGAACACCCCGTTCAAATCCTGCAACCTACACAGGAATGTTCACCGACATCAGAAATTTATTTTCTGAATTGCCTGAAAGTAAAATCCGTGGTTACAAACCTGGAAGATTTTCTTTCAACGTAAAAGGCGGAAGATGCGAAACTTGTCAAGGAGGCGGTTTGAAAGTCATTGAAATGAACTTTTTACCTGATGTTTACGTGCATTGCGAAACCTGCAACGGAAAACGTTTCAACAGAGAAACGTTGGAAGTTCGCTACAAAGGAAAATCGATTTCCGATGTTTTGGATATGACGATTGATGAAGCGGTAGATTTCTTCCAGCCGATTCCTAAGATTTTTGCAAGAGTGAAAACTTTACAGGACGTAGGTTTGGGTTATATCACGATGGGACAGCAATCAACCACACTTTCCGGAGGTGAAGCGCAGCGTATCAAACTGGCAACAGAATTAGCAAAAAGACAAACAGGAAATACTTTATATATTCTTGATGAACCCACAACCGGACTTCATTTTGAAGACGTAAAAATTCTGATGGATGCCATTAATAAGTTGGTAGAATTAGGAAACTCATTCATCATCATCGAACATAATATGGATGTGATTAAATTGGCAGATCATATTATTGACGTTGGTCCAGAAGGCGGAAAATACGGTGGTGAAATTATTGCCAAAGGAACTCCGGAGGAAATTATTAAGTCGAAGAAGAGTTTGACTGGGAAGTATTTGAAGAAGGAGATGTAA
- a CDS encoding DUF421 domain-containing protein, whose protein sequence is MNPILDVVIRSLCVFLFMVIAIRLFGKNQLSQLNAGDVVLLLLISNAVQNAMVGENTSLEGGIVAALVLFAANFILKRLMFSSPSFASFMEADPVILVKDGVVDHVALRKVKISFDELNESIREHGIESIENVKLSILEVDGNISVISEDQKDKQTHYSRIKRKNKRKYH, encoded by the coding sequence GTGAATCCCATTCTTGATGTTGTTATTCGCTCCCTCTGCGTTTTCCTTTTTATGGTGATCGCCATTCGTCTGTTTGGGAAAAACCAGCTTTCACAACTGAATGCGGGAGATGTTGTTTTGCTGCTTTTAATTTCAAATGCTGTTCAGAACGCAATGGTAGGTGAAAACACTTCGTTGGAAGGCGGAATTGTAGCTGCCTTGGTTTTGTTTGCTGCAAATTTTATTTTAAAAAGACTCATGTTTTCAAGCCCTTCGTTTGCAAGTTTTATGGAAGCAGATCCTGTGATTTTAGTGAAAGACGGAGTTGTAGATCATGTGGCTTTGCGAAAGGTAAAAATTAGTTTTGATGAATTGAACGAATCCATCAGAGAACACGGAATTGAAAGTATCGAAAATGTGAAGCTTTCGATTTTGGAAGTCGATGGAAATATCAGTGTGATCTCTGAAGATCAAAAAGATAAACAGACCCATTATTCGAGAATTAAAAGAAAAAATAAAAGAAAATATCATTAA
- a CDS encoding HNH endonuclease, with protein MRKINYPQKDVFKLAYYNLIKEKFEEGEIDEILKKVAFGWNLKKLLTADFSELLQIISLNDIKNKEIEKLNSYFKKGKKGKIIYEYELKQPKISKFMMDNDIEMKTCHYCNIDFINTIEENLKFSSLNQFYLEAPYEVLMFIPKIKKNEAEEIINKRFGNKIINWSKEISPEFYKWTFNKFNSKTISNTERLDLENITIKKNHFTLDHILPKNKFPFLSLSIFNLVPSCYSCNSKFKHQREFIPNEELEKISPTSDKFEFNELIKFKMKFDVDDIKFEKKIKEIKEIKDVDIRIENKDNLSSVDQFIDIFKLRPRYEFHKGISFKMIDKRKKYPDSQIREIANLLKCDEQSIKEDLFGKECFESNNEPFEKYKQDIAKQLGII; from the coding sequence ATGAGAAAAATTAATTACCCACAAAAGGATGTCTTTAAATTAGCTTACTATAATTTAATAAAAGAAAAGTTTGAAGAAGGTGAAATTGATGAAATTTTAAAGAAAGTAGCTTTTGGTTGGAATTTAAAAAAGCTTTTAACTGCTGATTTCAGTGAGTTATTACAAATTATTAGTCTGAATGATATTAAAAATAAAGAAATAGAAAAGCTAAATTCTTATTTTAAGAAAGGAAAAAAGGGTAAAATAATATATGAATATGAATTAAAGCAACCTAAGATCTCTAAATTTATGATGGATAATGATATAGAAATGAAAACTTGTCATTACTGTAATATTGATTTTATAAACACGATAGAGGAAAATTTAAAATTTTCTTCATTAAATCAATTTTATTTAGAAGCTCCTTATGAAGTTTTAATGTTTATACCAAAAATAAAAAAAAATGAAGCCGAAGAAATAATAAATAAGAGATTTGGAAATAAAATTATTAATTGGTCAAAAGAAATCTCTCCAGAATTTTATAAATGGACTTTCAATAAATTTAATTCTAAAACAATATCCAATACGGAAAGACTTGATTTGGAAAATATAACAATAAAAAAAAATCATTTTACTTTAGATCATATTTTGCCGAAAAATAAATTTCCTTTTTTGTCACTAAGTATTTTTAATCTTGTTCCATCTTGTTATTCATGCAATTCTAAATTTAAACATCAAAGAGAATTTATACCAAATGAAGAATTAGAAAAAATAAGCCCAACGTCTGATAAATTTGAATTCAATGAGTTAATAAAATTTAAAATGAAATTTGATGTAGATGATATTAAATTTGAAAAAAAAATTAAGGAAATAAAAGAAATCAAGGATGTTGATATAAGGATTGAAAATAAAGATAATTTATCTAGTGTTGATCAGTTCATAGACATTTTTAAACTAAGACCAAGGTATGAATTTCATAAAGGCATTTCATTCAAAATGATAGATAAAAGAAAGAAATACCCTGATTCGCAAATAAGAGAAATTGCAAATCTTTTAAAATGTGATGAACAATCCATAAAAGAAGATCTTTTTGGTAAAGAATGTTTTGAGTCAAACAATGAACCTTTCGAAAAATATAAGCAAGATATCGCCAAACAATTAGGCATAATTTAA
- a CDS encoding DUF4286 family protein — MSVLSITFHCTKDNIEEWENYVDDTLVLMTENLLDVEKYILSEVHSDFIEDGKNYNLLLIFDDEEKRTEFMESELLNISERIEKKFGQEVMIFNTFLNPKKKKI; from the coding sequence ATGAGCGTATTGAGCATTACTTTCCATTGTACAAAAGACAATATCGAAGAATGGGAAAATTACGTGGATGACACCTTGGTTTTGATGACAGAAAATCTTTTGGATGTCGAAAAATATATCCTCTCTGAGGTACACAGCGACTTCATTGAAGACGGAAAAAACTATAATCTTCTTTTGATTTTTGATGATGAAGAAAAAAGAACTGAGTTTATGGAGAGTGAACTATTAAACATCTCTGAAAGAATCGAAAAAAAGTTCGGACAGGAAGTAATGATATTTAATACTTTTTTAAATCCTAAGAAAAAGAAAATCTAA
- a CDS encoding tetratricopeptide repeat protein: MVKNLSILSLYFVIAIITSNLKAQDPEKYNRMYNKTYLETAQKDFKKALEIADSLYNISETPKFKAKSLMLSATLIQQSGNDRKSLEYALKAEEYVRNSDDYLWQSKIYGFLSSQYRSLGLFNQAKDYIHKSEYVIKKINSTSVASNMLGFVMQEKAYCEIEFNSYKRALYYVNQSNHLFKIIGNKEPTLIANNYQLEGLCKYKLGDYEQALSLYQKAESILAPMPDNYLKGLIFSGIAQVYIETKNLDKAKFYLDKAESIAEQSNYLSLKDEIYNTSQQYYFATKNIEKLAEVKIKQDSTKEKISYNTAAFIDKEYSDSQQKHKIEEKKSHRNSLIFILLIILFCICIIVVFIKSSNYKAKHTNIKINTKQIQDNNIQKVINLEESTDKEIINNLDFEQPAMMTPATEKKLLAKLEKFENSTLFTRNSISLPYLATYCDTNTKYLSYVINNFKHKDFNNYINELRIKYILEKLKSDSKYQKYKIASLADEAGFSSQSKFAIAFKKITDTSPSHYLQALNEEKLNN, encoded by the coding sequence ATGGTTAAAAATCTATCAATACTCTCATTGTATTTTGTAATAGCTATAATTACAAGCAATCTAAAAGCACAAGATCCTGAGAAATACAATCGGATGTACAACAAGACTTATTTGGAAACCGCTCAAAAGGATTTTAAAAAAGCTTTAGAAATTGCAGATTCTCTTTATAATATTTCAGAAACTCCAAAATTTAAAGCCAAAAGCCTCATGCTTTCTGCAACGCTTATACAACAATCTGGTAATGATAGAAAATCTTTAGAATATGCATTAAAGGCTGAAGAGTATGTTAGAAATTCTGATGATTATTTATGGCAATCAAAAATATATGGTTTTCTATCATCTCAATATAGGAGTCTGGGATTGTTTAACCAGGCTAAAGACTATATCCATAAGTCTGAGTATGTGATTAAAAAAATTAATAGTACATCTGTCGCAAGTAATATGTTGGGGTTTGTGATGCAGGAAAAAGCCTATTGTGAAATAGAGTTTAACAGTTATAAAAGAGCTTTATATTATGTAAATCAATCGAATCATCTTTTTAAAATTATTGGAAACAAAGAACCTACGCTTATTGCTAACAATTACCAATTAGAAGGGCTCTGCAAATATAAGCTAGGTGATTATGAACAAGCACTAAGTCTTTACCAGAAAGCAGAATCAATTTTAGCTCCAATGCCAGATAATTATTTAAAAGGTTTAATTTTCAGCGGAATTGCACAAGTATACATTGAAACAAAAAATCTTGATAAAGCAAAATTTTACCTTGATAAAGCAGAAAGTATTGCAGAACAATCTAACTATCTGAGCTTAAAAGATGAAATTTATAATACTTCTCAGCAATACTATTTTGCTACAAAAAACATCGAAAAACTAGCTGAAGTAAAAATTAAACAAGACTCTACAAAAGAAAAAATATCTTATAACACAGCTGCTTTTATCGACAAAGAATATTCTGACTCACAACAAAAACACAAAATTGAAGAAAAAAAATCTCACAGAAACAGCCTTATATTTATTCTTCTTATAATACTTTTTTGTATCTGTATTATTGTGGTTTTTATTAAAAGTTCGAATTATAAAGCAAAACATACAAACATCAAAATAAACACAAAACAAATCCAAGATAATAATATTCAGAAAGTTATAAATTTAGAAGAAAGTACAGATAAAGAAATCATCAATAATTTAGATTTTGAGCAGCCTGCAATGATGACGCCTGCAACCGAGAAAAAACTGCTTGCAAAACTTGAAAAATTTGAAAATTCTACTTTATTTACTCGAAATTCTATATCACTTCCCTATCTCGCCACCTACTGTGACACCAATACCAAGTATTTGTCTTATGTGATTAATAATTTTAAGCATAAAGATTTTAATAATTATATCAATGAATTGCGAATAAAATATATTCTTGAAAAACTCAAAAGCGATTCTAAATACCAAAAATATAAAATAGCAAGTTTAGCCGATGAAGCAGGTTTTTCTTCTCAGAGTAAGTTTGCGATTGCATTTAAAAAAATCACAGATACTTCCCCGTCACATTATCTTCAGGCTTTAAATGAAGAAAAATTAAATAATTAA